In Treponema primitia ZAS-2, a genomic segment contains:
- a CDS encoding IS256 family transposase, protein MAFSKEVLDEILKDYHGPDDFYGPEGIMKQLTKALVERTMEAELTEHLGYEKSDPGEKQISNRRNGKNSKELRTDHGPMPVEVPRDREGTFEPQIVPKHQREFRGFDDKILSMYALGLTTRQIQDHLKDIYAVDVSPELISRVTDEVKELAAEWRGRALEPFYPVVFLDALRVNIRDGAAVVKKSVYLALAIRLDGQKELLGLWIEQNEGAKFWMGIMNELKNRGVQDILFAAVDGLTGFPDAIAAVFPKTEVQLCIVHMVRNSVRFVPYKDRKAVTASLKTIYLAPSAELAAEALDEFSKVWDKKYPMISKSWRSRWNEVIPFFKFPPEIRKAVYTTNAIESVNYTIQKIIKHRQSFPNDEAAVKLIFMGLKNISRKWTMPIRDWGAALNQFAIIYGEDRVPL, encoded by the coding sequence ATGGCCTTTTCAAAAGAAGTCCTGGACGAGATTTTGAAGGACTACCATGGGCCCGATGACTTTTACGGGCCCGAAGGGATCATGAAGCAGCTGACCAAAGCGCTGGTGGAGCGGACGATGGAGGCTGAGCTGACCGAGCATCTTGGGTATGAGAAAAGCGACCCGGGTGAAAAACAAATCTCGAACCGCCGGAATGGCAAAAACAGCAAAGAGCTGAGGACCGACCACGGGCCGATGCCGGTCGAAGTCCCACGTGATCGGGAGGGGACATTCGAGCCTCAAATTGTTCCCAAACACCAGCGGGAGTTTCGGGGGTTCGATGACAAAATCCTTTCGATGTACGCCCTTGGGCTTACTACCCGCCAGATTCAAGATCACCTCAAGGATATCTACGCGGTTGACGTCTCGCCTGAGCTTATCAGCCGGGTAACCGATGAGGTTAAGGAACTGGCAGCCGAATGGCGGGGGCGGGCTCTTGAGCCCTTTTACCCGGTAGTTTTCCTGGATGCGCTGCGGGTCAATATCCGCGATGGGGCTGCGGTAGTCAAGAAATCCGTTTATTTGGCCTTGGCGATACGTTTGGACGGCCAGAAAGAGCTGTTAGGGCTCTGGATTGAGCAGAACGAAGGGGCCAAGTTTTGGATGGGCATTATGAATGAACTCAAAAACCGGGGGGTACAGGACATCCTCTTCGCCGCCGTCGATGGGCTGACCGGTTTTCCCGACGCCATTGCCGCGGTGTTCCCCAAAACCGAGGTCCAGCTTTGCATCGTCCATATGGTCCGAAACTCAGTTCGGTTTGTCCCCTACAAAGACCGGAAGGCGGTGACAGCCAGCCTCAAAACTATTTACCTGGCTCCTTCAGCGGAACTTGCCGCCGAAGCGCTGGACGAGTTCTCAAAAGTGTGGGATAAAAAATACCCGATGATTTCAAAGTCCTGGCGGAGCCGGTGGAACGAGGTCATACCGTTTTTCAAATTCCCACCTGAAATCAGGAAGGCGGTGTATACTACCAATGCCATTGAATCGGTTAATTACACGATTCAAAAAATTATCAAACACCGCCAGTCTTTCCCAAACGATGAGGCTGCGGTGAAATTAATTTTTATGGGCTTGAAAAACATTTCCAGAAAATGGACAATGCCTATACGGGATTGGGGCGCTGCCCTCAATCAATTCGCAATCATTTACGGGGAAGACAGAGTCCCCCTATGA
- a CDS encoding glycosyltransferase family 2 protein, with protein MIKFSIIIPVYNTAKYLHRCINSCINQTYNNIEIICIDDYSNDNSKEILKQFQKNDTRIKCFFHSKNKSQFIARRTGIENSIGDYILFLDSDDYLNLNACALLKNEIQKTSPDIIQFDSLEVPSNKKRFLPFYNTSKACLEAYLDKENRCSPIVWIKAYARSVIIEAYKSMDDFYASGSEDLYTSIVISFYAKTFGYLKKPLINYSVTTGWTRKREYSLEIYKQWLTSYHTVIVKINEFIAKNIPELKDKCLGMELYLLKDFLFNRIPSDIPKELKFQFFDILPSYFSKEVIYDYFEETIQKSNKYNTYLDFNGSFKSKTKKILKVVLLYIKSLFKLDTIHDRACNKISVNGYTT; from the coding sequence ATGATAAAATTTTCAATTATTATTCCGGTTTACAACACGGCTAAATATCTGCATAGATGCATTAATTCCTGTATTAATCAGACATATAATAATATAGAAATTATTTGCATTGATGATTATTCAAATGATAATAGTAAAGAAATTTTAAAACAATTTCAAAAGAATGACACAAGGATAAAATGTTTTTTTCATTCGAAAAATAAAAGCCAGTTTATAGCACGGCGAACAGGTATTGAAAATTCAATTGGGGATTATATTCTATTTCTTGATAGTGATGATTATCTTAACCTTAATGCCTGCGCTCTGTTAAAAAATGAAATCCAAAAGACAAGCCCTGATATAATTCAATTCGATTCCCTGGAAGTACCCAGTAACAAAAAAAGATTTCTGCCATTTTATAACACATCAAAGGCATGTTTAGAGGCCTACCTTGACAAAGAAAACAGATGCTCTCCCATAGTTTGGATTAAAGCCTATGCCCGCTCTGTAATTATTGAAGCTTATAAATCTATGGATGATTTTTATGCATCCGGATCAGAGGATTTATATACTTCCATCGTAATATCATTTTATGCAAAAACATTCGGCTATCTAAAAAAACCATTGATTAATTATTCGGTTACTACCGGATGGACCAGAAAAAGAGAATATTCGTTAGAAATTTATAAACAATGGCTGACATCATATCATACTGTTATAGTAAAAATAAATGAATTTATAGCTAAAAACATTCCTGAACTAAAAGACAAATGTTTAGGCATGGAATTATATCTTTTAAAAGATTTTCTGTTTAATCGGATTCCATCAGATATCCCAAAAGAATTAAAATTCCAGTTTTTCGATATATTACCATCCTATTTTTCAAAAGAAGTAATATATGACTATTTTGAAGAAACAATACAAAAGTCGAACAAATATAATACTTATCTTGATTTCAATGGTTCTTTCAAATCAAAAACTAAGAAAATATTAAAAGTGGTTTTATTATATATTAAATCGTTATTTAAATTAGATACAATTCATGACAGAGCCTGTAACAAAATTAGTGTAAACGGCTATACTACCTAG
- a CDS encoding glycosyltransferase family 10 domain-containing protein yields the protein MSTLNSVKNIVKNILPYGISHQIIIKNEIKRQLSSIPCSEEPAIFNANGEFLKSIFLRDDQSWYNPYCFVDGQIPAYIHWDRYNYGLKNHVYSHKNILNTIGKPLKKFAFYIESESVVPEDYKIFDLNKDLDKEFELIFTWSEDILNKYSNAVFIPAYGVWYGTKKHGGILNPDQYKYKTKNISIISSAKLKCELHNFRINTAKHFKYIGENSPVDTYGRFDGGEGFEKISDPLEQYRYNIAIENNISPYYFTEKILNCFASFTVPIYIGATKINDFFNPNGIIQVKSIQENVIDKIVSSCDETDYLRRIPALIDNFNKVKEYLCIEDYLYTHYKKHFI from the coding sequence ATGAGCACCTTAAACTCCGTTAAAAACATTGTAAAAAATATTCTTCCTTATGGTATTTCCCATCAAATAATAATAAAAAATGAAATCAAAAGGCAGCTTTCCAGTATACCATGCTCCGAAGAGCCTGCCATTTTTAACGCAAATGGAGAATTTTTAAAATCAATTTTTTTGCGGGATGATCAAAGTTGGTACAATCCTTATTGTTTTGTTGATGGACAAATTCCTGCTTATATTCACTGGGATCGATACAATTATGGATTAAAAAATCATGTGTATTCTCACAAGAATATACTGAACACAATCGGAAAGCCATTAAAAAAATTTGCTTTTTATATAGAATCCGAATCTGTTGTCCCGGAGGATTATAAGATTTTTGATTTAAATAAAGATCTTGATAAAGAATTTGAATTGATTTTTACTTGGTCAGAAGATATATTAAATAAATATTCCAATGCCGTTTTTATACCCGCATACGGAGTATGGTATGGGACAAAAAAACACGGCGGGATTTTGAATCCCGATCAATATAAATATAAAACTAAAAATATATCCATAATATCTTCAGCAAAATTAAAATGTGAATTACATAATTTTAGAATTAATACAGCAAAGCATTTTAAGTATATTGGAGAAAATTCACCCGTTGATACTTATGGCAGATTTGACGGTGGTGAAGGATTTGAGAAAATATCCGATCCCTTAGAACAATATCGGTATAATATTGCTATAGAAAACAATATCTCTCCATATTATTTTACTGAAAAAATTTTAAATTGTTTTGCATCATTCACTGTTCCAATATATATAGGAGCCACAAAAATAAATGATTTTTTCAATCCAAACGGTATTATTCAGGTTAAATCTATACAGGAAAATGTTATTGATAAAATAGTTTCTTCCTGTGATGAAACTGATTATTTACGACGGATACCCGCTCTTATTGATAATTTTAACAAAGTAAAAGAGTATCTTTGCATTGAAGATTATCTTTATACTCACTATAAAAAGCATTTTATATAA
- a CDS encoding glycosyltransferase codes for MAIICTVVTPCYNAEKYIYTTIGSVLNQTAFLSGRAELDYIIVDGNSTDSTINVIQETVNSHRLGKYVKIISEHDNGMYDALVKGMKIAKGNIFSYINADDFYNQTAFDIVIEIMKNNDVKWLTGWQIGYNEAGQIISLINPFYYRKNFIKQGLYGPVLPVIQQESTFWRAELNQNINFEILSKFKLAGDYYLWTEFAKHFQLYIVETYLGGFRHRKENLGKSGDYRSEQLDTVIGKLSFYDKITLFFDRIFWKYNGKDGFVGKLKMRISQVVHFVFDQDQNRWVTLSGYPGKRTIERFLYKRKKR; via the coding sequence ATGGCAATTATATGTACCGTTGTTACTCCATGTTATAATGCAGAAAAATATATATATACTACTATTGGTTCTGTGCTAAATCAAACGGCTTTTTTATCCGGAAGAGCTGAACTTGATTATATTATCGTCGATGGGAATTCTACTGACAGTACAATTAATGTTATACAAGAAACTGTTAATTCACATCGCTTAGGTAAATATGTTAAAATAATTTCCGAACATGATAATGGAATGTATGATGCCCTGGTAAAGGGAATGAAAATTGCAAAGGGAAATATATTTTCATATATCAATGCGGATGATTTTTATAATCAAACGGCGTTTGATATTGTTATTGAAATAATGAAGAATAATGATGTTAAGTGGCTTACCGGATGGCAGATTGGATACAACGAGGCAGGTCAAATTATTTCATTGATAAATCCTTTTTATTACCGAAAAAATTTTATAAAACAAGGTTTGTATGGTCCTGTTTTGCCGGTTATACAGCAGGAATCAACTTTTTGGCGTGCGGAATTAAATCAGAATATTAATTTTGAAATATTGTCCAAATTTAAACTTGCTGGAGATTATTATCTTTGGACCGAATTTGCAAAGCACTTTCAGCTGTATATTGTTGAAACATACCTGGGAGGATTTAGGCACAGAAAAGAAAATTTAGGAAAGAGCGGGGATTACAGATCAGAACAATTAGATACCGTAATTGGCAAGCTTTCTTTTTATGATAAAATAACACTTTTTTTTGATAGGATTTTTTGGAAATATAATGGAAAAGACGGATTTGTCGGAAAACTAAAAATGCGTATAAGCCAAGTTGTACATTTTGTTTTTGATCAGGATCAAAATCGATGGGTAACCTTATCCGGATACCCGGGAAAGCGAACGATTGAGCGATTTTTATATAAAAGGAAAAAGCGTTAA
- a CDS encoding GDP-L-fucose synthase family protein, with protein MNKQDKIYVAGHRGLVGSAILKRLKSDGYENIITRTHRELDLLDQAAVNKFFSEEKPDYVFLAAAKVGGIGANSNYPAEFLYQNIMIGFNIVNAAYNSKVKKLLNLGSSCIYPKMAPQPLKEEYLLTGPLEPTNDAYAIAKISVIKLCGNYNKQYGTNYLSVMPTNLYGPEDTYDIENGHVLPALISKFHEAKISGKDIVTLWGDGSPYREFLYSEDLADAVVFLMQNKNAADIGEFINIGTGKDLSVKELADLIKDIVYSDVPGRTCLMEWDTSKPNGTPRKLLDVSQLHSMGWNAKTGLKEGINNAYSSFLLLSNSK; from the coding sequence ATGAATAAGCAGGACAAGATCTATGTCGCCGGTCATCGCGGACTGGTTGGTAGCGCCATACTGAAACGTCTTAAGTCAGATGGGTATGAAAACATTATAACCCGTACCCATAGGGAACTGGACTTATTGGATCAAGCTGCGGTAAACAAGTTTTTTTCAGAAGAAAAACCGGATTATGTTTTTCTAGCCGCAGCTAAGGTGGGGGGTATCGGTGCAAACTCAAATTACCCCGCTGAGTTTTTATATCAGAATATAATGATTGGTTTTAATATAGTTAACGCTGCTTATAACAGTAAGGTAAAAAAGCTGCTTAATTTAGGTTCTTCCTGTATATATCCCAAAATGGCACCCCAGCCTTTAAAAGAAGAATACCTTTTGACCGGCCCCTTGGAACCAACAAATGACGCCTATGCTATTGCAAAAATATCTGTCATAAAACTTTGCGGCAACTATAACAAACAATATGGAACCAATTATCTATCTGTAATGCCCACCAACCTATACGGACCGGAAGATACCTACGATATTGAAAATGGCCATGTGCTTCCGGCTCTTATTTCTAAATTCCATGAAGCTAAGATTTCGGGGAAGGATATAGTAACACTTTGGGGTGATGGCTCGCCATACCGCGAATTTCTTTACAGCGAAGACCTTGCTGATGCAGTAGTTTTTCTTATGCAGAACAAGAACGCCGCTGATATTGGCGAATTTATAAATATCGGAACCGGAAAGGATCTTTCTGTTAAAGAATTAGCGGATTTAATTAAAGACATTGTCTATTCCGATGTACCCGGCAGAACCTGTTTGATGGAATGGGATACATCTAAACCAAACGGGACTCCGCGAAAACTGCTTGATGTATCCCAATTACACTCCATGGGCTGGAATGCAAAAACCGGGCTTAAGGAAGGTATTAATAATGCTTATAGTTCATTCCTCTTGCTATCAAATAGTAAATAG
- the gmd gene encoding GDP-mannose 4,6-dehydratase encodes MKKALISGVTGQDGAYLSEFLLRKGYEVHGIKRRASSFNTERIDHLYQDPHDKSRKFFLHYGDLTDTSNLVRIIQEVQPDEIYNLGAQSHVQVSFEVPEYTADADGIGTLRLLEAIRILGMEKRVRLYQASTSELFGKVQEIPQKETTPFYPRSPYAAAKLYAYWIVVNYRESYGMYACNGILFNHESPLRGETFVTRKVTRAAARIKLGLQDKLFMGNIDSKRDWGFAGDYVELMWLMLQQDVPDDYIIATGVTTRVRDFITMAFAEAGITLKWEGSGVNEKAVDSSSGKTVVEIDPKYFRPAEVDILIGDPSKATTKLGWKPKVQLPELVKMMVKHDIELAEKELHLKNGGYEVKNFYE; translated from the coding sequence CCGAATTTTTATTACGAAAGGGTTATGAAGTGCATGGCATTAAACGTCGCGCTTCAAGCTTTAATACTGAACGGATAGATCATCTGTACCAGGATCCCCATGATAAAAGCAGAAAGTTTTTCCTTCATTACGGAGATCTGACCGATACTTCAAACTTGGTCAGGATAATCCAGGAGGTACAACCAGACGAGATTTACAATCTAGGAGCCCAAAGCCATGTACAGGTTTCCTTTGAGGTACCCGAATATACCGCTGATGCCGATGGAATAGGAACACTCAGATTGCTTGAGGCTATCCGTATACTAGGCATGGAAAAAAGGGTTCGACTCTATCAGGCTTCCACCAGCGAACTTTTTGGGAAAGTTCAGGAAATCCCCCAAAAGGAAACTACCCCCTTCTACCCCCGTAGTCCCTATGCCGCAGCAAAACTGTATGCCTATTGGATCGTGGTAAACTATCGAGAATCCTATGGAATGTATGCCTGTAACGGCATACTCTTTAATCATGAAAGCCCCCTTCGGGGAGAAACATTTGTAACCCGTAAGGTAACCCGTGCTGCAGCCCGTATAAAACTTGGCCTCCAAGATAAGCTTTTTATGGGTAATATTGACTCCAAACGCGACTGGGGTTTCGCCGGAGATTATGTGGAACTCATGTGGCTTATGCTCCAACAGGATGTTCCGGATGATTATATTATTGCCACCGGGGTCACCACCAGGGTTCGGGATTTTATTACCATGGCCTTTGCTGAAGCAGGGATAACTCTTAAATGGGAAGGCTCCGGGGTAAATGAAAAAGCTGTCGATTCGAGCAGCGGAAAAACGGTGGTAGAAATTGATCCTAAATACTTCCGTCCCGCCGAAGTGGATATTCTTATCGGTGATCCATCAAAAGCCACAACCAAGTTAGGCTGGAAACCAAAGGTACAGCTACCGGAATTGGTAAAAATGATGGTAAAGCACGATATTGAATTAGCCGAAAAAGAACTCCATCTTAAAAATGGGGGATATGAGGTTAAAAATTTCTATGAATAA